Proteins encoded within one genomic window of Candidatus Wallbacteria bacterium:
- a CDS encoding MerR family transcriptional regulator has translation MSDNLETFTLQDVERITNIRETTLRFYLKKFRKYFEPIHRGPFNSIVFTDKDINLFLKIRTLSKQHSLPMGEIEASLKNENLPAISIVRDEKNGMVVKETVDSLIHAQNDLKKTLCDNSVVLNELAMNQQLIQEKQLKVLKFLQDLDKLPKCLHTLEDKMEQQSGLTRELLEQNRTMYSKIENLEQENQKLRETVTGAGRGFWERVWVSFKSWFFEEA, from the coding sequence ATGAGCGATAATCTGGAGACATTTACGCTGCAGGATGTGGAGCGCATTACCAACATCCGGGAAACTACCCTCAGATTCTATCTTAAGAAATTTCGCAAGTATTTCGAACCGATCCATCGCGGCCCTTTCAACAGCATCGTTTTTACAGATAAAGACATCAATCTTTTCTTGAAGATCAGAACCCTCAGCAAGCAGCACAGCCTTCCGATGGGGGAAATCGAGGCGTCCCTCAAAAATGAAAACCTCCCTGCGATTTCAATTGTGAGGGACGAAAAAAATGGCATGGTGGTCAAAGAAACCGTAGACAGTCTAATCCATGCCCAGAACGACCTTAAGAAAACCCTTTGCGACAATTCAGTGGTCCTGAACGAACTCGCCATGAATCAGCAACTGATCCAGGAAAAGCAATTAAAAGTGCTTAAATTTCTCCAGGATCTGGATAAACTGCCTAAATGCCTTCACACTCTAGAAGATAAGATGGAACAACAGTCTGGACTTACCCGGGAACTTTTGGAACAGAACAGGACAATGTATTCCAAAATTGAGAATCTGGAACAGGAAAACCAGAAACTCAGGGAAACTGTCACCGGTGCCGGCAGGGGCTTCTGGGAAAGGGTCTGGGTGAGCTTCAAGTCCTGGTTCTTCGAAGAAGCCTGA